The Amphiprion ocellaris isolate individual 3 ecotype Okinawa chromosome 24, ASM2253959v1, whole genome shotgun sequence DNA window GAGACACggacaaacacaaaagacaaaataataaataaaataaaactaacaataattcagatctaccctcGGTGGGTCACatgatctacgtagacgtcctccactgctctgaggggtccagatgttccctgtagctctgcgctagcgccgctagtctagaaaccggagagccgagggaggacatcaacaactgatggtcctgatggagaggaggttctgcagcgggattcgtttatgtacggtgtatttttgcaagatgactgatgaagtgagcatcctgtgtgtgtgtgtgtgtctgactctaacacacacctgtcatcagttctagccgctagttaaccacacagctgctgagaggataaagtctgccaggcttctttttgtttctgtatgtttctgttgtcatgggcaaagtgcatcagagagatgtattattttactgtcagtgagttgcagtgtgtttcctgtttctagaggcaatgagacagaggttatgttatttcactgaaactacctacatgcattttcacataattttggactattgcagtacaaatacaataacaataataattagaagaatttgaattgggattttctcaacctctcatttaaagatatcagtgcttgttataacatttgtatatatagacaaattaaatatgcataaatataaaatatataacatttagaaccttgctgtcttgcgcaaagtggatagtcaaactgcataaaagcacaaatacatttaaatacatgattcctgtatcatttttttaactttattattagcaatacaaataataaagggcaggttatgaatcagcaccatggagcaaatccatgactctacagtacatgtctggaaaTTAAGgtctgaaatttaaaagcaaggactccaggaagagcagccacagttaaacagtccagtgtctaatggtgatctaaatacaacttcaaaataataaattgtaggGCCCAATGGTGAccacatcagggtttgaaccactgaccttctgatcagtagtccagaaactTAACCATTGCATCACCACTTCCATGTTCATGGATATGGGTTGCTACAGTTCAGCCAGTTATATTGTCAGGTATGTTTCTGGatggtgtttcaaattcgtgctccatgtgccccctttaactttgagcacctgcccctccaaaggtctctgcacggccTTAATGAATTTACAAATTTATGTAAATGAAAAGTGACGCACAAATTACCAAATGGTTGTTTAAAGAATGGTGAAAGTGAGTTCATTTAAGAATTAAACGAGACATGATTTATATGAAATTGTCCAGGGTGACATGTCTTCTCAGGAAACATCTACTGACTGGCCTCCTGCTAAATGTCTTCAATGTTCTGCACCAAACAGGACTAACTGCTTTGATGTTCTGCCTAAAAAACGTCCCAGCATTTAAAATACAGACAGTTGACAGAGAAAAACCCTAAATTAAGAATGAAGTGACGTTTTAAGATGGATATTCCCACCAAATGACGGAATATTTTTGGAGAGAATTATTTTCCGTAGAAGTAAACAAGGAGAAGTAATGCATgctttgttggtttttccttccTTCGTTGCATATTTGTAAGGATGGAGCAACATCCGACAAGTTTTGTTCTATATAGCAAGTGCAAAATAAAAGTCGCAAAAGTCACACGTCTTTTCACAAACCGAGGACTTTATTTTCTTGGTAAGAGCAAAGGAGCCACTGTGCATGTTTGGTGCAACGCGACCATTCAGCAGAATCCAGCTCAGTGGTGGAACGTCGTCATCTGAAAGATCCTCACCGCTGAGCAGAACAGAGGTGACGGCATCATATAAAAAGGTCAGAAGATTTGCTCCCGGGACGGATGATGCAGCATCCAGTTACAGGTGAAGGAACAGGGAATCATGGGAAGGAACGAGTGTCGACTAGACGCGACTTTACTCCTTGGTGAACATGTGCTGGACCAGATCACAGACACGGTTGCTGTAGCCAAACTCGTTGTCGTACCTACAGACAAGAGATCGAGGGCGGTTAAAGAGATActaagaaatgttaaaaacacttcattacaGGGAGTCATGgtcttttgatttgttttaatatATGTGGACATTTTTAGTTGCTTCAAAGAAACAAAGCCACCAAATAACATCCAAGTGAGAAGATGGGTACTGGAAACTCCTCTTCTTCAGTGGCATATAAACTGTGGTCAGCTGACGTTGATCTAATATGGATTTATTTTAACACTGAGGTTAAACGGCTGCTGACACGAGAAGGAACCGGCTGCTGAGTTCGTCACAAACTCACCATGAAACCAGCTTGACAAAGTGGTCGTTGAGGGCGATGCCAGCGCCAGCATCAAAGATGGAGAAGTGAGGGTCGCTGTTGAAGTCTGTGGACACAACCTGaggacaaaaagagaaatactCAAGGAAATGATCTTTCTGACTACATTAACCCTCTGACCTCACAAAATGGCAGTGTACTTTAATAGCATGTTAGCTTAAATATAATAAAGGTGAAAGAAATTgccaaaaaagcatcatttatCATGGAAAGAAGCAGCTCAGATCTTCAACTCCAAGTCCTTGCATTACTCATCTGTAGCTGCAGTTTCATTCTGAAAATcaacaaatctaagcttaagaCTAAGttgaaacaatcaaaaaaattaaCTACACAGAAGACTTTAGTTCCCTTTACTTCCATCCATGGTTgagctgtttctatagaggtgcaggactttatattgcagggaAACTCTGCcccagtgaagaaaaatgtggtaATATTTAAAGACTTGCTGCCATCTTGTGGTTCCTGTACAGTCATACAACCTACACCTACATCATCTGCATCCTTCTGTAAGTTAAAAAGGACTCATTTTTCTCACCCGGTCCTCTGTGTATCCAAGGAATCCCTTCATGGGGCCCTCGGCGGCGGCCTTTACGACCTTCTTGATGTCTTCGTACTTGGCCTGAAGAACAAAACAAGAGTTCGAATTCAAAATGACAGCTCTGGTATTAGAATGTCAGAGTTTATTATACAAAAACTctcaaaacactgaatgaaacaGCTGAGACATCATGCAAAggatttgtccaaaaatggacCCCAAATCtggtcaaaaacaagacaaattaacTCTTAACACATCCATTTCATTAAACAAGTATGTTCAGATTCTCACACACCATCTAACCTGCAAAGactatttttcttttcccccACAAAGTTTCAGTGCTGGACCTTTTGCATGATGAAGGTTTAGCATAGAAATGGGAtgaatataaatgtatttttaaaagttagACAGTGTGCAGGAGTCTGAAACATGTAGATAGAGATAAATCATGTGTGCACTGATTTAAAGCTTCAGGTTGTGCATCATTAAGTACTTACAGGCTTCTCCAGGCGGACAGTCGGGTCAACGATGGACACGTTGGGGGTGGGGACACGGAAAGCCATACCGGTCAGCTTGCTGTTCCGGGACAAACATCGGAATTCAAAAGATCAGAGATGATGTTCTTCCTCTGAACAGCTTTAAGCATCTTTGACTTTCTTACATGAAGCTAAAAAGCTGAAATCTTGATGTTTGACTAGTTTTATagttatgtatatttttgtagcaGCTCTAACTTAAAGCCTTTACCTTCCCTGATTTTATCCAATTCTAGAGGTCACTGTTTATGAAGTTTAccattatttttcttatttcaatTATCTGTCGGCATACGAGTTTACAATACAGAATGTGGAGCGTTCTTCATACTACACAATTAAAGCATTTACTGCACAGGTATATGGAATATAATCtacttttttaaacagttaagGGTAGTACAAACAATTATGAAAAGGAAATGAACatcaaattacatttatttctaaccttctgaaccccaaaagcATTCCATTAATACCATTTTTTCGAGcaagaaactgcaaaattactcaaaattttaactttctgacggtccttgaactactcatctgtaatGTGCTGTTCTGTCTGGAACTTTAACCAAGTCAaagtttaaaattgtgacatttcattgaAGTGACACTTCTGTTTGAAATGTGAATAACAGAAATGTGAATGacccagatcctgtaaaaaaaaaaaaaaaaacaataaaaaagctCTCAGTGCAACTATgaagctgcaaccaacagtcacttaagtctgttttttttcagctgaactgcaggcagggATTATTAAGAAGAGAGAATAGGCAGGTACTGAAACAAACTtaaaaagtatagtaacttatCTATAGTGTCTGGAGCTGATAATAAAGTCAGCACTGCATTAGTTTTGGGTGGTTTAACTTCATTTGAGGCTGAACTGAACTTGAAGCTATCAAAGAATTCCATCAAATAGACTTTAAAATGGATAAAAGCAGCTTGTTGTTCAGTGGTTTTGTTTGAAGAACCGGCTtcatgaaaaagagaaaaatcacaaaagagggacagaaaacccaaaatattagcctaaaagaaaaaaagctgctcaGATGATTTGGAATCACATACTACAACCTTGTTAGCATCGCAAGCTTATTTCCATATTAACGACCCCTTCAGAACCTTCAAAGTAATGAATAATtgacaacaaatgaaatgttttgattgtCGGCAGCGCCAGCCgtgtttaatgtttcatatgttGCTTTGGAGCTAATTATGGAGATGGCACATTTGTCAGAAATACGTCCCCCTCACAACCCCCCCACCTTCCTCCACAGATGCCCCGTGTTTGCAGGCGTCTCCAGCAGAAAGAGGAGGGGGCTGCTGTAACGAGCTAGCAGGGAATGCTGCATGACCAGAAACAACATATATGTGAGCCCTCTGAGGGAAACACAAAAAGGTAGCTTGGAAACTGTTTGCAGAAAGACAAGCTGAGGGCGCAAAGTAAATGTGGGAcatatactatgacgttttttatttggttttagcTAAAGGCCTGTtagtctttgcttgtttttaacaCCCACCAGCTCTGTTATCTTTACGGTACAATCGCCTTTTTAAGGTCAGTAAATTGCTTTACCTAAACAATAAcagctggatttttttgttccttctgGCTGACAGTGTTTAGTTTTATATAATTAGAACGTGCAGCTACAAAAGGacagaatttatttcttttttgttaatgtgagcTCAAAGACGGCAGCTTCCATTTAGTTTTGGATATTCCATCTCACCCATATTCAGAGATTATTTGACTCAAGTGGCTGATATTGCAGATTCTAAATCAGTGACacgatgagaaataacagtgaaaattccAGGATTGTATCTTTAGCAGTTGCTGAAAtcttgttgttcaaacagcctcgaatttcaatgtgagaataaacctgctgtttttaaaacaacatatttGATATATGAAGCTGAAATTCCACAGATACCTTTTCAAATACTTGTAGTTTCAGCTAAAAAACTTTCAAGCAGAAGAACTGATGAATTCAGAAGGAGAAAGTCTGGAATTAGAGCTTTTCACATGTGGTTAGTTTGTGATGAAGACGACACCTTGACAGGACGACAAACGAACCAGAGCTGACAGACGGCCGTCTGTGCGTCTGCGTCGCTATATTTGTCCTGcgagtgtttgtttgtgtactgAGTGTTTATCGCAGCGcttactgtgtgtttgtgcgccgGTCCGGTCAGGTCGGAGTATCCTGAAGACACTGTCAGGCAGGATTGATTTCCTCTCCGCCGATCCGTGGAAGCGTTCCTGTAACACAGCTGACCCCCCGAGTTGCGCTACCTTGTCATTTTGAGACACGGATCAAAGCGAAGACGAGCTGGAAATAGCTGCACGGCGACCTTGAACtctgtgaggaggaggagagtgacacgacacacacatgcagaattaacctgagctgcagccaggggggaaaaaaaaacacactgatgtgaTTTAATGTTTCATTATCTGCACTTTATCACTTCTAAAGTCTGAATTATTCCATAAAATTTAACCTCCCTACAGCTAAATCTACAATATGAATACTGTGGAACTGCATAGtgagtttgtttattttgaaacatGAGCTTAAAATGTACAGAATGTTCCATTATTGGAATTAAACTTCTTAACCAAATGGAtcttgtaataaaaaaaatgtactgaatGCATGAATTTCCCCCTCTAGAgtcaataaaaaacattaaataagaagAATAAAGACTGATACATGAAACTAAAGCGtcgagtgtttttattttttttttaataggaaTTGCAACTACTGTCATCTAACAGACAACAGAAACTCCCATTTTGTTGCAGATACTTTTGTTTTAAGTGTAATTAACTACATTTGTAATGTGCTAGTGTAACTTTTACTCACTTTAATGATCTGGATGCTGTTTTTCTCCTAAAAAACACAATCTAGTGTGAGATAGAACcacaaaattacagattttctttttatcctTCAACAagtttttaattcttttttgcttattttaccaCAAGAGCTGAAAGTATATTAATGTGCTGACCAATGACTGAATGACTGTAAGTACTGAAATATGAGcttaaaaatgtacagaatgttCCATTATTGGCAGATTAATAAGGTTTACAAAGGTGGGGCtgttcacacagcacagatgagCCTGGTATCACACAGCAGACACTGGACCTGTGAAACAATCACTTACCAAAATCAATCATGATTTGAATGCATTCAAGTAATTTTCCATTCCATTGAAATTGAGCATTGGCTCCTACAGGCATGCACTTCAAGGACAACAATAGTGTAATCATATTTTCTACAGCAACATCATTGTACATGAAGGCTTGCCCTGAGTTTTCCAATGTAAATACAggggaaataaaaata harbors:
- the LOC118469567 gene encoding glyceraldehyde-3-phosphate dehydrogenase-like is translated as MAFRVPTPNVSIVDPTVRLEKPAKYEDIKKVVKAAAEGPMKGFLGYTEDRVVSTDFNSDPHFSIFDAGAGIALNDHFVKLVSWYDNEFGYSNRVCDLVQHMFTKE